AGATATTTTGGAAGGCTTGGTCCTTAACCTTGATATTGGCTGCTTGCAATTCTTTTCCGATAATGCTTTGAACAAATGTTGAATCATTTTGTTTTTGAGTCAAGATAACAGTTTTCAATTTTTCTTTGTAGTCATCAATATTAGATGATTTTTCTGTTTTCTTAATGAGTTTTACAATGTAATATTGGCTGCTGTAGGCTTGTGTACCAGTAACACTAATCACATCAGAAACACCGTTTACATCTAAAGCAAAAGCAGCTTTTTTAACTTGTTCTGGTACTTCTGTTGAAGCAGAATCAAAGGTGATTTCTCCACCATTCGCTTTCGTTTTCTCATCAGTTGAATTATCTTTGGCTAATTGAGCAAAGTCAGCACCTTCTGCCTTGGCTTTTTCGAGAACTTCTTTGGCCTTATCTTCATTATCAAGACGGATGATTTGAGCCGTTACATCTGGAGTGTACTCGTCAAAGGCCTTCTTGTATGCATCCTCTGTCAATTCAGCTTCTGCTGCTTTTTTAACTGCTAACTCAACCAATTTACTTGTACGAATTTGAGCTTTACGTGTTTCAAGAGTCATACCTGCTTGTGACAAGACACGTTGGTAGTTATCACCGTATTGTTTTTCTTCTTCGGCAATAGTGTCATTGACTTCTTTGTCATCTACCTCTGAACCGTATTGTTTCTCAAATACTTTTTGGATGGTCAGGTTCAACAAGACTTGTTGAGCTGAAGGGTTGCTTTTCACTTGCTCATAAAATTGATGTTCTGTGATAACATCTCCTTTCATGCTGATAAGATCTGCTCCTTCTGAACCTTTGGAACAAGCTGCTAAAGTTGCTACTGATAATAGTGTAATGGCTCCTGCCAATAATTTTTTCTTCATGTCTACTCCTTTGAGATAAGTGTTACCCTATCTATTTTACTATATTTTCTTAAATTTTTCTGAAAATCATTCGCTATCAGGCAATTGAACATCTGCTACATTTTTACGAAGCATGAGAATGCCGTCTCCCAGAGGTACTAGTGTTGCGGTGAGTCCTGGATTGTCTAAAGTTGCATCAAATAGTCTTTGAAGTCCTCTGTATATAGTTCGCTGGCCACGACGGACTTCCATAATATCCTTGGCAACATCACCACCTTGGAAAATATCATCCAAGACAACCACGCCTCCAACGTCCAAATGTTTGAGGATTTCTGGCAGAAAGACGATGTATTTAGACTTAGCAGAGTCCATAAAGACGAAATCATAGGACTCTGTCAGTGTAGATAATATATCTACCGCATCTCCCTCCAGGAGAGTGATTTGCTTGCGACTATCAAACTGGGCAAAATTTTCCTTAGCAAAACCAATCATTTCTGGATTGCGATCAATCGTTGTAATCTTGGCATTTGGCGCATGTTCCGCCATCAAGAGGGCTGAAAAACCGATAGCCGTCCCAATTTCCAGAATGTTTTTTGGTTGCATGGTTTCCATGAGAAAACGGAAATAAGCAACTGTTTCATGGGGAATGATGGGAATATTTTCCTTACGGGCAAAGTCTTCCAATTCTTTCAAAGAACCTGTGACTTGCTTTTGGCGCTGACGCATCAAGTCTACAATTTCTTCCTTGACGACAGGGCGACGCATGTTATGGTTGGCATTCTTACTATACGATTCAACCATCTTATGACAATCCCAATTTTTCAACTAGGGCTTCAAACTCATTTAAACGGCGTTCAAAGACTGCAAAGGCATCGTTGAGATAGTCTTCCTTCTCCATATCAACACCAGCTTTTCTCATGACATTAAGTGGGTAGTCAGATTTACCTGCCTTGAGATAATCGATATAGCGGTCACGGTCTTCTTGACTACCATGGACAATCTTTTCAGCCAAGGCTGAGGCTGCTGCAAAGCCTGTTGAATATTGGTATACATAGTAGTTATAGTAGAAGTGTGGAATGCGTGCCCACTCGTATTGGATTTCAGGATTGTCTTCCTTACTCAAACCGTAATACTCTTGGTTCAAGTCTGCGTAGAGTTTATTTAGGAAATCGCTTGTCAAGACTTCACCATTTTGATCCGCTTGGTGAATGGCGTGTTCAAACTCAGCAAATTGAGTTTGGCGGAAAACTGTTCCACGGAAACCGTCTAGGAAGTTATTGAGAATAGCAAAGCGCGTTGCATCATCTTCCACTTCTTCCAATAATTTCTCCGTCAAGATATTTTCATTGGTAGTTGAAGCAATCTCAGCCAAGAAGATAGAGTAATCTCCGTAAACATAAGGCTGCGTTTCACGAGTATAGCTTGAATGCATACTATGACCTGTTTCATGAACAAGAGTAAAGAGATTGTCTAGATTATCCTGCCAGTTAAGAAGCATAAAGGCATTTGTATCGTAAGAACCACCAGAGTAAGCCCCTGAACGCTTGCCTTGATTTTCATAAACATCAATCCAACGCTCACTGAAGGCACGTTTAACACGGCTCAAGTAATCCTCACCCAAGACTGACAAAGCATCTTCTGCTTTTTTCAAGGCTTCTTGGTAGGTAAAACTATATTCAACATATGAAAGTGGTGTGTAGACATCGTACATCTTGAGGTCTGAAATTCCCAAGATTTTTGAACGAAGCTCAAGGTAACGATGCAAGAGTGGCAAATGCTTGCGAACTGCTGCCACCAAATTGTCATAAACACTCTCTGGAACAAAATTGGCCGCTAGGGCTGCATGACGCGCACTCTTGTAGTTGCGAACTTTGGCACGGTAGTTTTGAACCTTAACATTGGTTTGCAAGGTTTTGGCATAGGTATGTTGGAATTGTTCATAAGTCGCATAAAGAGCTTGATAGGCACCACGACGCACCTCACGGTTTTTAGACTCCATCAAACGCATATAAACGCCATGTGATAATTGTACTTCGTTACCATCTTCATCTTTAACAAATGGAAAGACGATATCTGCATTATCTAAAATAGCGAAGGTTTCACTTGCCGAACCAAATATTTCTCCAGCCCCAGCTAATAATTCTTCTTCACGTTGTGAAAGAACGTGTTCCTTGCCTTGCAAAAGCTTATCAAAATAGTGTTTATAAACCTGCAATTTTGGTTGAGCTTCTAAAAAGTCAGCATACTGCTTTTCACTAATATCCATAAATTCAGGCTCATAGAATGAAAAAGCTTGATCTAGCTGACTGTAGAGAGTCATGGCCTTGGCATAGTACTCTTGGTACTTGGCTTCACGTGTGTCTTGGTCATTCTTCATATGAGCATAAACGTAAAGCTTCTCTATTTGGCGTTCCATTTCAAGAGAAAATTCAGTAATTTCTAGTAGGCTATCCGCACTATCTAGGAGATGGCCTTCATACTGGCTTACTTTCTCCAGTTGTTCTGTTAAATCTTTTAAGGCTTCTTCCCAAGCCTGGTCAGTTGGGTAAATCGTTGATAGATCCCATGTATCTTTTTCATTTATTTCATATCTTTGTAATACCATTAGATTCCTCCATCCTTTCTATTCTACCATATTTTTTAAGAAATATTGCTGATAAAAGGCTGGTGGATAGAGCTTTTGCCAATCATTTTGAGGATTTTGTTGATAATAGGTTTGAAAATGCTTATAATAGCTAGTCAAATCTTGCTCAATTTGGCAAAAATCACCTACTAGTGGTCGAATTTGTGGATACCATTCTTTCAGCCCATAATTCAGGAGATTTTTTCCCTTTTGATAGGCTTCTGCTTGTTCTTTCATCCAAAAGGGATTTTGATAGTACAGTTGTTGCCTGATATAGCGACAGATGTCCTTGTCCTGAGAAACTGTAAAATGAGATATTTTTTGTTTCTTATAGGGAAAACGTAATATCTCCAGTAGACTACCGTGAGCATAGGGAAATTCCTTAATCTGATAATGGAGTTTGCCGCGGAGATCCTGGTGAATGAGGTATTTGAGTCTTAAAAGCTGTTTTTCCTTGTCCAATTCCCAAACATAAAATCCCATGTTTTGACTGAAATAGAGAAAACCTTGTTGCAGACGAGTCAACCGCTCCTTGAGCCAAAGTTTTTCCCCCAGCAACCACAGTACTTGGTAACCCTGACTACGATAGCCCTCACTACGCTCTTTAAGAACTTTTTGAGGCAAGAGACTACATTGAACCTCTAAAGCTAGATTGCCATTTACAAATACATCCGCAATCTGTTTAAGCTCTGGAAGCGGGTATTCTAATTGCACCTCTGCCTCTTTTTCCAACCAGTGATAAAGTGATTCTTTATTTGCCAGGTGTTCTGTGCTTTCATTTTCAGAGGAAAAATCACAGTCTTTTAAGGTTTTATGGGCAAAATGGGTCCGGACACTTGGTCCTTGCCGCAAACGGAGTTGACCTCCACAAGATGGGCAAGTGTAGGCTTGCTTCTCCAGCTTATCCTCTAACAC
Above is a genomic segment from Streptococcus sp. SN-1 containing:
- a CDS encoding competence protein CoiA family protein, producing MFVARDARGQLVNVLEDKLEKQAYTCPSCGGQLRLRQGPSVRTHFAHKTLKDCDFSSENESTEHLANKESLYHWLEKEAEVQLEYPLPELKQIADVFVNGNLALEVQCSLLPQKVLKERSEGYRSQGYQVLWLLGEKLWLKERLTRLQQGFLYFSQNMGFYVWELDKEKQLLRLKYLIHQDLRGKLHYQIKEFPYAHGSLLEILRFPYKKQKISHFTVSQDKDICRYIRQQLYYQNPFWMKEQAEAYQKGKNLLNYGLKEWYPQIRPLVGDFCQIEQDLTSYYKHFQTYYQQNPQNDWQKLYPPAFYQQYFLKNMVE
- the pepF gene encoding oligoendopeptidase F, translating into MVLQRYEINEKDTWDLSTIYPTDQAWEEALKDLTEQLEKVSQYEGHLLDSADSLLEITEFSLEMERQIEKLYVYAHMKNDQDTREAKYQEYYAKAMTLYSQLDQAFSFYEPEFMDISEKQYADFLEAQPKLQVYKHYFDKLLQGKEHVLSQREEELLAGAGEIFGSASETFAILDNADIVFPFVKDEDGNEVQLSHGVYMRLMESKNREVRRGAYQALYATYEQFQHTYAKTLQTNVKVQNYRAKVRNYKSARHAALAANFVPESVYDNLVAAVRKHLPLLHRYLELRSKILGISDLKMYDVYTPLSYVEYSFTYQEALKKAEDALSVLGEDYLSRVKRAFSERWIDVYENQGKRSGAYSGGSYDTNAFMLLNWQDNLDNLFTLVHETGHSMHSSYTRETQPYVYGDYSIFLAEIASTTNENILTEKLLEEVEDDATRFAILNNFLDGFRGTVFRQTQFAEFEHAIHQADQNGEVLTSDFLNKLYADLNQEYYGLSKEDNPEIQYEWARIPHFYYNYYVYQYSTGFAAASALAEKIVHGSQEDRDRYIDYLKAGKSDYPLNVMRKAGVDMEKEDYLNDAFAVFERRLNEFEALVEKLGLS
- the prsA gene encoding peptidylprolyl isomerase PrsA; the protein is MKKKLLAGAITLLSVATLAACSKGSEGADLISMKGDVITEHQFYEQVKSNPSAQQVLLNLTIQKVFEKQYGSEVDDKEVNDTIAEEEKQYGDNYQRVLSQAGMTLETRKAQIRTSKLVELAVKKAAEAELTEDAYKKAFDEYTPDVTAQIIRLDNEDKAKEVLEKAKAEGADFAQLAKDNSTDEKTKANGGEITFDSASTEVPEQVKKAAFALDVNGVSDVISVTGTQAYSSQYYIVKLIKKTEKSSNIDDYKEKLKTVILTQKQNDSTFVQSIIGKELQAANIKVKDQAFQNIFTQYIGGGDSSSSSSSKE
- a CDS encoding O-methyltransferase; translated protein: MVESYSKNANHNMRRPVVKEEIVDLMRQRQKQVTGSLKELEDFARKENIPIIPHETVAYFRFLMETMQPKNILEIGTAIGFSALLMAEHAPNAKITTIDRNPEMIGFAKENFAQFDSRKQITLLEGDAVDILSTLTESYDFVFMDSAKSKYIVFLPEILKHLDVGGVVVLDDIFQGGDVAKDIMEVRRGQRTIYRGLQRLFDATLDNPGLTATLVPLGDGILMLRKNVADVQLPDSE